A single region of the Nitrospirota bacterium genome encodes:
- the tsf gene encoding translation elongation factor Ts — protein MTVTAEMVKELREKTGAGLMDCKRVLAESKGDMEKAVDLLRQKGLATAAKKSGRAASQGLIGSYIHMDKLGVMVEVNCETDFVARTDDFRELVRDVAMHIAAANPTYVSREQVPQDVLEREKEIYRAQVTNKPPQVVEKIIEGKLEKFYSDTCLLEQVFIKDPEGKKKIKDLITEKIAKIGENIVVRRFARFQLGEGLEKSGSCEI, from the coding sequence ATGACAGTAACAGCGGAAATGGTCAAGGAGCTGCGCGAGAAGACCGGCGCCGGTCTGATGGACTGCAAGCGCGTCCTTGCCGAGAGCAAGGGAGATATGGAAAAGGCGGTCGACCTGCTGAGGCAGAAGGGCCTCGCAACCGCGGCAAAGAAGTCGGGCAGGGCCGCTTCGCAGGGGCTCATCGGCTCGTATATCCACATGGATAAGCTCGGTGTCATGGTCGAGGTCAATTGCGAAACCGACTTTGTGGCCCGGACCGACGACTTCCGGGAGCTGGTGCGCGATGTCGCCATGCATATTGCCGCCGCAAACCCCACGTATGTCTCGAGGGAGCAGGTCCCCCAGGACGTGCTCGAGCGCGAGAAGGAGATATACCGCGCCCAGGTTACCAATAAGCCGCCCCAGGTGGTCGAGAAGATCATCGAGGGCAAGCTCGAGAAGTTCTACAGCGATACCTGCCTCCTGGAGCAGGTCTTCATAAAAGACCCCGAAGGCAAGAAGAAGATAAAGGACCTCATCACCGAAAAGATCGCGAAGATCGGCGAGAATATCGTCGTGAGGCGGTTCGCCCGGTTCCAGCTGGGCGAAGGCCTCGAAAAGAGCGGAAGCTGTGAGATCTAA
- the pyrH gene encoding UMP kinase, whose amino-acid sequence MLLKVSGEALMGDKGYGIDPSTVQFMAAEIKKVADMGVQTAIVIGGGNIFRGVEASVKGMERASADYMGMLATVINALALQNALERLGLQTRVQSAIEMRELAEPYIRRRAVRHLEKGRVVIFAAGTGNPYFTTDTAAALRAIEVGADVILKGTKVDGVYTADPVKDPGAKKYDTISYIDVLKNNLRVMDSTAITLCMENNLPIIVFSIKKPDNIKSLVKGKRIGTLVSKASEK is encoded by the coding sequence ATCCTGCTGAAGGTGAGCGGCGAGGCGCTCATGGGCGACAAGGGGTACGGCATCGATCCCTCCACCGTGCAGTTCATGGCCGCGGAGATAAAGAAGGTCGCCGATATGGGGGTGCAGACCGCCATCGTGATCGGCGGCGGCAATATCTTTCGCGGGGTCGAGGCATCGGTGAAGGGCATGGAGCGGGCTTCCGCCGATTACATGGGCATGCTCGCGACCGTGATCAACGCCCTCGCCCTCCAGAACGCACTGGAGCGGCTCGGTCTCCAGACGCGCGTCCAGTCCGCCATAGAGATGCGGGAGCTTGCGGAGCCCTACATCAGGCGCAGGGCGGTCCGCCATCTCGAAAAAGGCAGGGTCGTCATCTTTGCCGCCGGAACGGGAAACCCCTATTTTACCACCGACACCGCGGCCGCGCTCCGGGCGATCGAGGTCGGGGCCGACGTCATCCTCAAAGGGACCAAGGTCGACGGCGTCTATACCGCAGACCCGGTGAAGGACCCGGGCGCAAAGAAATACGACACCATATCCTATATCGACGTGCTCAAGAACAATCTCAGGGTGATGGATTCCACGGCGATAACGCTCTGCATGGAGAACAATCTCCCCATCATTGTATTTAGCATTAAAAAGCCCGATAATATAAAAAGTCTTGTCAAAGGGAAGAGGATAGGCACGCTGGTAAGTAAGGCAAGTGAAAAGTAG
- the frr gene encoding ribosome recycling factor, giving the protein MQELKKKTNDKMNGAVESLKKDIVSIRTGRASLGLLDGISVDYYGTVTPLSQVATLGLPDARQITIQPWEQRLIPEIEKAILKSDLGLTPGNDGKVIRLTIPPLTEERRKQLVKVVKKRGEEAKIAVRNIRRDIIDELKKSEKEKHISEDDVKRVQEEIQKITDSFIAKIDDVLHHKEKEIMEV; this is encoded by the coding sequence ATGCAGGAGCTGAAGAAGAAGACGAACGATAAGATGAACGGAGCCGTTGAGTCGCTCAAGAAGGATATTGTCTCCATACGGACCGGGCGGGCGTCGCTGGGGCTGCTCGACGGCATATCGGTGGACTACTACGGTACCGTAACCCCGCTGAGCCAGGTGGCGACGCTCGGGCTGCCCGACGCCCGGCAGATCACGATCCAGCCCTGGGAGCAGCGGCTGATCCCCGAGATCGAAAAAGCGATCCTGAAATCCGATCTCGGTCTGACGCCGGGCAACGACGGGAAAGTCATACGGCTCACGATCCCCCCGCTCACCGAGGAGCGGAGAAAACAGCTGGTCAAAGTGGTCAAGAAGCGGGGCGAAGAGGCGAAGATCGCGGTGCGTAATATCAGGAGAGACATCATCGACGAGCTCAAGAAGTCGGAGAAGGAAAAGCACATCAGCGAGGACGACGTGAAGCGCGTGCAGGAGGAGATACAGAAGATCACCGACTCGTTCATAGCGAAGATCGACGACGTTCTTCATCATAAGGAAAAAGAGATCATGGAGGTCTAG
- a CDS encoding TraR/DksA C4-type zinc finger protein translates to MPQKPKGKTPTKAKTKATGKPAAKSSAKPKAAAKAPVKAAAKTKVKVKEKPAKAVDTAAKKVAPPAEDENTRKARLRKVLIQKREEIIKEAKDEIKKFKSGERRQLVETVMDDGDMSVVDLSEDISLRQLSSHRETLIKIDAALRKLEEGTYGICEECGDEISEERLKIMPFAIYCRDDQERREMIERLEREES, encoded by the coding sequence ATGCCGCAGAAACCAAAAGGAAAGACACCGACGAAAGCGAAGACAAAGGCGACGGGCAAGCCGGCGGCAAAGTCGAGCGCAAAACCGAAAGCGGCTGCAAAAGCCCCTGTAAAGGCAGCTGCAAAAACAAAAGTAAAAGTAAAAGAGAAGCCGGCAAAGGCTGTCGATACAGCAGCGAAGAAGGTCGCCCCTCCCGCCGAGGATGAGAATACGAGAAAAGCGCGTCTCAGGAAGGTGCTGATCCAGAAGCGCGAGGAGATCATCAAAGAGGCGAAGGACGAGATCAAGAAATTCAAATCCGGCGAGCGGCGGCAGCTCGTCGAGACGGTGATGGATGACGGCGATATGTCCGTCGTCGACCTCTCCGAGGATATCAGCCTGAGGCAGCTCAGCTCCCACCGTGAAACGCTGATCAAGATAGACGCCGCGCTCAGGAAGCTCGAGGAAGGGACCTACGGCATCTGCGAAGAGTGCGGCGACGAGATCAGCGAAGAGCGGCTGAAGATCATGCCCTTCGCCATCTACTGCCGGGACG